One Chromobacterium paludis genomic window carries:
- a CDS encoding class 1 fructose-bisphosphatase — translation MSRITLSRFLIEQQRKAGTLPPELRLLIETVGRACKAISYSVNKGALAGVLGEAGTGNIQGEAQKKLDVIANDYLLDANEWGGSLAAMASEEMELPYHIPGEYPKGEYLLLFDPLDGSSNIDVNISIGTIFSILRCPEGVTQPTEHDFMQPGTHQVAAGYTVYGPQTLLVLTFGSGVHGFTLDREQGSFVLTHPDMRVPEQTSEFAINMSNMRHWEAPVRRYVEELLAGKTGPRARDFNMRWVASMVAEVHRILTRGGIFMYPKDARDPSKAGKLRLMYEGNPMAFVVEQAGGAATNGHQRIMDIQPTKLHERVAVFLGSKQEVERVTRYHQESV, via the coding sequence ATGAGCCGTATCACCCTCTCCCGATTCCTGATCGAACAGCAGCGCAAAGCGGGCACGCTGCCGCCCGAACTGCGTCTGCTGATCGAGACCGTCGGCCGCGCCTGCAAGGCCATCAGCTACTCGGTGAACAAAGGCGCATTGGCTGGCGTGCTGGGCGAGGCCGGCACCGGCAACATCCAGGGCGAGGCGCAGAAGAAGCTTGACGTCATCGCCAACGATTACCTGCTGGACGCCAATGAATGGGGCGGCAGCTTGGCTGCCATGGCCTCTGAGGAAATGGAGCTGCCCTATCACATTCCGGGCGAATACCCCAAGGGCGAATACCTGTTGCTGTTCGATCCGCTGGACGGCTCTTCCAATATCGACGTCAACATCTCCATCGGCACCATCTTCTCCATCCTGCGCTGCCCGGAAGGCGTGACGCAGCCGACCGAGCATGACTTCATGCAGCCCGGCACGCATCAAGTGGCCGCCGGCTATACCGTGTATGGCCCGCAAACCCTGCTGGTGCTGACCTTCGGCAGCGGCGTGCACGGCTTCACGCTGGACCGCGAGCAAGGCTCTTTCGTGCTGACTCATCCGGACATGCGCGTGCCGGAGCAAACCAGCGAGTTCGCCATCAATATGTCCAATATGCGGCACTGGGAGGCGCCGGTGCGCCGCTATGTCGAGGAGCTGCTGGCAGGCAAGACCGGCCCGCGCGCGCGCGACTTCAATATGCGCTGGGTGGCTTCCATGGTGGCCGAAGTGCACCGCATCCTGACTCGCGGCGGCATCTTCATGTATCCCAAGGATGCGCGCGACCCATCCAAGGCCGGCAAGCTGCGCCTGATGTACGAAGGCAACCCGATGGCCTTTGTGGTGGAACAAGCCGGCGGCGCGGCCACCAACGGCCATCAACGCATCATGGACATCCAGCCGACCAAGCTGCATGAGCGCGTGGCCGTTTTCCTTGGCTCCAAGCAGGAAGTGGAGCGCGTCACGCGCTACCACCAAGAATCGGTCTGA
- a CDS encoding ABC transporter substrate-binding protein, translating into MRAWMLMLWLMLVPRLAGAGNVMAVRYISDAPRYQQYIELLRTALDKTIPEYGPYAMSHPEAEMNEPRYLAEAVSGKRVNVVWSATSVEREHALIPIRIPLSKGLLGYRIGLIRAGDQARFSQVKTLDDLRHFTFGMGPGWGDIPICRHAGLTIWIDPYEKLFAMLTAGRFDFYSRGVNEIFTEYQTFQLAKQGIAVEQDLLLHAIYPFYFFVSPAEPRLASRLKAGLEKMLNDGSFDAIFWKYNRASIERGNLPRRRVIELLNPALPPDTPLSDRRLWFTPSTRAP; encoded by the coding sequence ATGCGCGCATGGATGCTTATGCTGTGGCTGATGTTGGTCCCGCGCCTTGCCGGTGCCGGCAACGTCATGGCGGTGCGTTACATCAGCGATGCGCCTCGCTATCAGCAATACATAGAGTTGCTGCGCACCGCGCTGGACAAAACCATTCCGGAGTACGGCCCTTATGCGATGAGCCATCCGGAAGCCGAAATGAATGAACCCCGCTATCTGGCGGAGGCGGTATCGGGCAAGCGCGTCAATGTGGTGTGGAGCGCGACGTCAGTGGAGCGCGAGCATGCGCTGATTCCGATCCGCATCCCCTTGAGCAAGGGTTTGCTGGGCTATCGCATCGGCCTGATCCGCGCGGGCGATCAGGCGCGCTTTTCCCAGGTAAAGACACTGGACGATCTGAGGCATTTCACTTTCGGCATGGGACCGGGCTGGGGGGATATTCCGATCTGCCGCCATGCCGGGCTGACCATCTGGATTGATCCTTATGAAAAGCTATTCGCAATGCTGACGGCGGGACGGTTTGATTTCTATTCTCGCGGCGTCAACGAGATATTCACGGAGTACCAAACGTTTCAACTGGCCAAGCAGGGCATCGCCGTGGAGCAGGATTTGCTGCTGCATGCGATCTACCCGTTCTATTTTTTCGTCAGCCCGGCCGAGCCGCGGCTGGCCAGCCGTCTCAAGGCCGGGTTGGAGAAAATGCTGAACGACGGCAGTTTTGACGCCATTTTCTGGAAATACAACCGCGCCAGCATCGAGCGGGGCAATCTTCCGCGCCGGCGTGTGATCGAGCTGCTTAACCCGGCCTTGCCGCCCGACACGCCCTTGTCGGATCGCCGGTTGTGGTTTACGCCATCGACGCGCGCGCCTTGA
- the map gene encoding type I methionyl aminopeptidase codes for MSIQIKDAADIEKMRVAGKLASEVLDFITPHIKPGITTEAIDKLCHDYMVNVQGTIPAPLNYAPGGHNPYPKSICTSVNHVICHGIPNDKALKNGDIVNLDITVIKDGYHGDTSRMFYVGDVSPHAKRLCKITYEAMWKGIEKVKPGATLGDIGYAIQQHAESAGYSVVQEFCGHGIGKKFHEEPQILHYGRPGTGLEIQPGMIFTIEPMINQGKRHLRILADGWTVVTKDRSLSAQWEHTVLVTDSGYEILTQSAGTPEKPSFK; via the coding sequence ATGAGCATTCAAATCAAAGACGCGGCCGACATCGAGAAGATGCGCGTCGCAGGCAAACTCGCCTCGGAAGTCCTCGACTTCATTACCCCGCATATCAAGCCCGGCATCACCACCGAAGCCATAGACAAGCTGTGCCATGACTACATGGTCAACGTGCAGGGCACCATCCCCGCCCCGCTGAACTATGCGCCGGGCGGTCACAATCCCTATCCCAAGTCCATCTGCACTTCCGTCAACCACGTGATCTGCCACGGCATTCCCAACGACAAGGCGTTGAAGAATGGCGACATCGTCAACCTTGACATCACCGTGATCAAGGATGGCTACCACGGCGATACCAGCCGCATGTTCTACGTCGGCGACGTCAGCCCGCACGCCAAGCGCCTATGCAAGATCACGTACGAGGCCATGTGGAAGGGCATAGAGAAGGTCAAACCGGGCGCCACGCTGGGCGACATCGGCTACGCCATTCAGCAGCATGCCGAAAGCGCCGGCTACAGCGTGGTGCAGGAGTTCTGCGGCCATGGCATCGGCAAGAAATTCCATGAGGAGCCGCAGATCCTGCATTACGGCCGCCCCGGCACCGGCTTGGAAATCCAGCCCGGCATGATTTTCACCATCGAGCCGATGATCAACCAGGGCAAGCGCCACCTGCGCATCCTGGCTGACGGCTGGACCGTGGTCACCAAAGACCGCAGCCTGTCCGCGCAATGGGAACATACCGTGCTGGTGACGGACAGCGGCTATGAGATCTTGACTCAATCCGCAGGCACGCCGGAAAAGCCCAGCTTCAAGTAA
- a CDS encoding flagellin N-terminal helical domain-containing protein: protein MALTVNTNVASLAGQYQLDKTQQATKQTLAKLASGKAVNSAADNAANLAIAQQLQAQINGNNQAINNTNDGVSLLQTADSAVSQLQSNNQQIQDLAIQAGNGALSASNRQALQQQVDQLTQANSQIIQSTQFNGTPLLTGGNGTTFQVGPNGTSSNQITVPGVDLSAAPGSGGLNAYNANLAATKTIDITTQANALSAQQNLQSDQNTLSSYRTTLGAANNSFEAVVNNLQSSNLATQAANSRISDTDYAAATAKLAAQQILGRAGTSVLGQANIAPQAALSLLG from the coding sequence ATGGCACTGACCGTCAACACCAATGTGGCCTCCTTGGCTGGCCAGTATCAGCTGGACAAGACCCAGCAGGCCACCAAGCAAACGCTAGCCAAGCTGGCATCCGGCAAGGCAGTGAACAGCGCGGCCGACAATGCCGCCAACTTGGCCATCGCCCAGCAGTTGCAGGCGCAGATCAACGGCAACAATCAGGCCATCAACAACACCAACGACGGCGTGTCTCTCCTGCAAACCGCGGACTCCGCCGTCAGCCAGTTGCAAAGCAACAACCAACAGATTCAGGATCTGGCCATCCAGGCCGGCAATGGCGCCTTGAGCGCCAGCAATCGCCAGGCATTGCAACAGCAGGTCGATCAGCTGACCCAGGCCAACTCCCAGATTATCCAAAGCACCCAGTTCAACGGCACGCCGTTGCTGACCGGAGGCAACGGCACCACGTTCCAGGTGGGGCCAAATGGCACGAGCTCCAATCAGATCACGGTTCCCGGGGTTGATTTGTCGGCCGCTCCGGGCTCCGGCGGACTCAATGCTTACAACGCCAATTTGGCGGCAACCAAGACCATAGACATCACCACCCAGGCCAATGCGCTATCTGCGCAACAAAACCTGCAAAGCGATCAAAACACGCTCTCCTCGTATCGCACGACCCTGGGGGCGGCAAATAACAGCTTCGAGGCAGTCGTCAACAATCTGCAAAGCTCCAATCTGGCCACCCAGGCCGCAAACAGCCGCATCAGCGATACGGACTATGCCGCCGCCACCGCCAAACTGGCTGCGCAACAGATACTGGGCCGCGCCGGCACGTCGGTGCTGGGTCAAGCCAACATCGCGCCGCAGGCCGCTCTTTCTTTGCTGGGCTAG
- a CDS encoding IS5 family transposase: MRGVRNDSQTSLFSYIQLEDRIPANHPLRKIRQMVDLVLGSMNEVFDGLYSRVGRPSIPPEHLLRASLLQVLYTIRSERLLVEQLDYNLLFRWFVGLSADARVWDHSTFSQNRDRLFTEDVARAFFIRVRSLAEWGKLTSDEHFSVDGTLIDAWASHKSFVHKDDDTSPPAGRNPDVDFRGEKRSNQTHQSRTDPEARLARKSAGDASRLCHMAHILTENRNGLVVDVSVSEVNGHAENIEALNLLLRNAKKGSTVGADKGYDTPAFVNGCRDLGITPHVARKRVGSAIDSRTTRHEGYAISQRRRKRIEECFGWLKTVGGLRKTKLIGRAKLAGQTFLAFATYNLIRMGSLSGCWGGSHV; this comes from the coding sequence ATGAGAGGCGTCCGCAACGACAGTCAGACGAGCCTGTTCAGCTACATCCAGCTGGAAGATCGCATCCCGGCCAATCACCCGCTGCGCAAGATCCGCCAGATGGTCGACCTGGTGCTCGGCTCGATGAATGAGGTATTCGACGGCTTATATTCCCGCGTCGGGCGGCCTTCGATTCCGCCTGAACATCTGCTGCGCGCCTCCCTGCTGCAAGTGCTCTACACCATCCGCTCCGAGCGGCTGCTGGTCGAGCAACTGGACTACAACCTGCTGTTTCGCTGGTTCGTCGGCCTTTCCGCCGATGCCCGCGTATGGGATCACTCGACCTTCTCGCAAAATCGCGACCGCTTGTTTACCGAAGACGTCGCCCGCGCCTTCTTCATTCGCGTACGCAGCCTGGCCGAGTGGGGCAAGCTCACCAGCGACGAACATTTCAGCGTCGACGGCACGCTGATCGATGCCTGGGCTTCGCACAAAAGCTTTGTTCACAAGGATGACGACACCTCCCCACCCGCAGGGCGCAACCCGGACGTCGATTTCCGGGGTGAGAAGCGAAGCAACCAGACGCATCAATCGCGAACCGATCCGGAAGCGCGACTGGCCCGCAAGAGCGCCGGCGACGCCAGCCGCTTGTGCCATATGGCCCATATCCTGACCGAGAACCGCAACGGTCTGGTGGTGGACGTCTCGGTGTCCGAGGTCAATGGCCACGCCGAAAACATCGAAGCGCTGAACCTGTTGCTGCGCAATGCCAAGAAAGGCAGCACCGTCGGCGCGGACAAGGGCTATGACACGCCGGCTTTCGTGAACGGCTGCAGAGACTTGGGCATCACGCCGCACGTGGCGCGCAAGCGTGTCGGCAGCGCCATCGACAGCCGCACCACGCGCCATGAGGGTTACGCGATCAGCCAGCGGCGACGCAAACGGATCGAGGAATGCTTCGGCTGGCTGAAAACCGTCGGAGGCCTTCGCAAAACCAAACTGATCGGCCGGGCCAAACTGGCCGGGCAAACTTTTTTAGCGTTTGCGACCTATAACCTGATCCGCATGGGCAGCCTGTCCGGCTGTTGGGGCGGATCGCATGTATAG
- the rnk gene encoding nucleoside diphosphate kinase regulator, giving the protein MSIPPPIIVSSLDYERLFRLLSTCEYGHPVAPGLEAELERADIFEPPAMPPDVVTMNSTARVQLEGEEPKLLTLVYPRDADGAQNRISVLAPIGAALLGLSAGQRIEWPTPAGMATLKVLEVTRQPEACGDLHR; this is encoded by the coding sequence ATGTCGATTCCACCCCCTATCATCGTTTCCTCGCTGGATTACGAGCGCCTCTTCCGATTGCTGTCCACCTGCGAATACGGTCACCCCGTAGCGCCAGGCCTGGAAGCGGAGCTGGAACGGGCCGATATATTCGAGCCGCCCGCGATGCCGCCCGATGTGGTCACGATGAATAGCACGGCGCGGGTGCAATTGGAGGGCGAGGAACCGAAACTGCTGACCTTGGTATACCCACGCGACGCCGATGGCGCTCAGAACCGCATTTCGGTGTTGGCGCCGATTGGCGCGGCCTTGCTGGGTCTGTCTGCCGGGCAGCGCATAGAATGGCCGACCCCAGCGGGCATGGCCACGCTCAAAGTGCTTGAGGTCACTCGGCAGCCGGAAGCCTGCGGCGATCTCCATCGCTGA
- a CDS encoding HD-GYP domain-containing protein: protein MSNAMKESMRAILIVDDAPECLTQMYGLLKDSYRVLVANSGERALQLAMGEAPPDLVLLDVMLPGMGGYEVCRRLKADARTTDIPVIFLTGRGEGEEEQAGFDAGAADYIVKPISPPIVLARLQTHMRLKAAADFLRDKAAFLQAEVERRTREVQVIQDVTIMMMAALAETRDHETGNHLRRTQNYVRALAVELRNHPRYRAELDDETVELLYKSAPLHDIGKVGIPDHILLKPGPLTPDEFEIMKTHTVMGRDAIASAERLLDGPSNFLRLAREIAHSHQEKWDGSGYPEGYKGEQIPLSARLMAVADVYDALISRRVYKPPFPHEQALAMIKEGSGRHFDPDVVNAFLQIADQFQQIALLYADAD from the coding sequence ATGAGCAATGCCATGAAAGAGTCCATGCGCGCCATACTGATAGTGGACGATGCGCCAGAGTGCCTGACCCAGATGTACGGCCTGCTCAAGGACAGTTACCGAGTATTGGTTGCCAATAGCGGCGAAAGGGCGCTGCAGCTCGCCATGGGCGAAGCGCCCCCGGATCTGGTGCTGCTGGATGTGATGCTGCCGGGCATGGGTGGCTATGAAGTCTGTAGACGGCTGAAGGCCGATGCGCGGACAACGGACATTCCCGTCATCTTCTTGACCGGACGCGGAGAGGGCGAGGAGGAGCAGGCTGGGTTCGACGCCGGCGCGGCGGACTACATCGTCAAGCCCATTTCGCCTCCTATTGTGCTGGCCCGGCTGCAAACACACATGCGGCTCAAGGCCGCTGCGGACTTCTTGCGAGACAAGGCGGCATTTCTGCAGGCAGAGGTGGAAAGACGCACCCGAGAGGTGCAAGTAATCCAAGACGTTACCATCATGATGATGGCGGCGTTGGCGGAAACACGCGACCACGAAACCGGCAACCATCTGCGGCGTACGCAAAATTATGTGCGCGCATTGGCGGTGGAGTTGCGCAACCACCCTCGCTACCGAGCCGAGCTGGACGACGAAACGGTCGAACTGCTCTATAAGTCTGCGCCGCTGCACGACATCGGCAAGGTGGGGATTCCAGATCATATCTTGCTGAAGCCGGGACCGTTGACGCCGGATGAGTTTGAAATCATGAAAACCCACACCGTGATGGGGCGCGACGCCATAGCCAGCGCGGAGCGCCTGCTGGACGGTCCTAGCAATTTCCTGCGTTTGGCGCGTGAAATTGCGCATTCGCATCAGGAAAAGTGGGATGGCAGCGGCTATCCCGAGGGATACAAGGGCGAGCAGATTCCCTTGTCGGCCAGGTTGATGGCTGTGGCGGACGTCTATGACGCCCTGATCTCAAGACGGGTTTACAAGCCCCCCTTTCCTCACGAGCAGGCGCTGGCCATGATAAAGGAGGGCAGTGGCCGGCATTTTGATCCGGATGTCGTCAACGCTTTCCTGCAAATCGCCGATCAGTTCCAGCAGATCGCCCTGCTATACGCTGACGCCGATTAG
- a CDS encoding response regulator, translating into MQQAHSASPPSLEFLSTLPPTPSQRRLAYAVGAASLLVFFAALPFAQVQLVKVWAFIPAYQSALAINDLATAVLLFGQFAILRHPGLRWLAMGYLFTALMAAFHALSFPGLFAEHGVLSGGPQTTAWLYMFWHAGFPALVIVYARRAPRPLLDGDDSGRLIAKGLAQVCLAAAGIVWLCITGHDYLPPIMRGNHYTPLLWTVVSCVWGMSALALTAMLLRRPQSLLDLWLTVVMLAWLCDVGLSAVFNAGRFDLGFYVGRAYGLLAASFILLVLLLENGRLYAQLAASTAELQSAKREAEEATQAKSMFLANMSHEIRTPMNAIIGMSYLALRTDLSDQQRDYVCKIHNAGTSLLGIINDILDFSKVEAGRLELESRPFWLDDMLDNVSALVAQKAADKGLELLFETDREVPQALIGDALRLGQVLTNLANNAIKFTEKGQVAILIGVASRIGNKIQLRFCVHDTGMGMTEEQVARLFQAFSQADGSTTRRFGGTGLGLAIVKRLVELMGGEVRVESAPGWGSAFIFHCWLGVDEAAASRNRPALPNELRGLRVLAVDDNSAALGVLSEQLRMLDFEVVECASGSEAVSLVRQHCLDHPFDIALVDWMMPEMDGMETIRRMRQISRRLRVILVTAFGRDEVRGQAKSAGCDGFLIKPVSQSTLYDALLEAFGFGRSGGHAAPQFELQPDLRGMHLLLAEDNRINQQIAVELLEGTGATITVAGSGQAVLDKLAAYGPKGFDAVLMDVQMPIMDGIEATRRIRAQAEFASLPIIAMTADALADERENCLAAGMVDHVAKPIDPHILFSTLLRWLPVAVAARPVELAASGLPLPPVPGLDQAGGLRRVAGNRELYLHMLWQFVEEEADAPHRIGLALAEDDPQTAERIAHTLKGAAGSIGLVELQSDAARLEKALKHEEDCDPWRARLAESLERAMASLRQALASAQRQTAAAPQGQDAQILFSRLAALLQAGDGEALSYFLEHAQAILYAFPESDRQLFERSLNGFDFVAALEQLRAAARAAGMSLSEPAP; encoded by the coding sequence ATGCAACAGGCACATTCGGCTTCGCCCCCCAGCCTGGAATTCCTCTCCACCTTGCCGCCGACGCCAAGTCAGAGACGGCTGGCCTATGCTGTGGGCGCGGCGTCGCTATTGGTGTTCTTTGCGGCCTTGCCGTTTGCGCAGGTTCAGCTGGTCAAGGTATGGGCCTTCATTCCGGCGTATCAGTCCGCGCTGGCGATCAATGATCTGGCGACGGCGGTGTTATTGTTTGGCCAGTTCGCCATCCTGCGGCATCCGGGCTTGCGCTGGCTGGCGATGGGCTATCTGTTCACCGCGCTGATGGCCGCGTTCCACGCCTTGAGTTTTCCAGGCCTGTTCGCCGAACATGGCGTGCTGAGCGGCGGCCCGCAAACCACGGCCTGGCTTTATATGTTCTGGCATGCGGGCTTCCCGGCGCTCGTCATCGTCTACGCCAGGCGGGCGCCTCGTCCGCTGCTTGATGGGGATGACAGCGGACGCTTGATCGCAAAAGGGCTGGCCCAAGTCTGCCTGGCGGCGGCGGGCATCGTCTGGCTGTGCATCACGGGGCACGACTATCTGCCGCCCATCATGCGCGGCAACCATTACACGCCGTTGCTGTGGACCGTGGTGTCCTGCGTATGGGGCATGAGCGCCCTAGCGCTGACCGCCATGCTGCTGCGCCGGCCGCAGTCCTTGTTGGACTTGTGGCTGACGGTTGTCATGCTGGCCTGGTTATGCGACGTTGGCCTGTCCGCGGTATTCAATGCCGGTCGATTCGACCTGGGCTTCTACGTCGGTCGCGCGTACGGCCTGCTGGCCGCCAGCTTCATCCTGCTGGTGCTGTTGTTGGAAAATGGGCGGCTCTATGCCCAATTGGCGGCTAGCACCGCCGAATTGCAATCAGCCAAGCGGGAGGCGGAGGAGGCCACCCAGGCCAAATCGATGTTTCTGGCCAATATGAGCCATGAAATCCGCACGCCGATGAACGCCATCATCGGCATGTCCTACTTGGCCTTGCGCACAGATTTGAGCGACCAGCAACGCGATTATGTCTGCAAGATCCACAATGCCGGCACCTCGCTGCTTGGCATCATCAATGACATCCTGGACTTCTCTAAAGTGGAGGCCGGCCGGCTGGAGTTGGAATCGCGGCCATTCTGGCTGGACGACATGTTGGATAATGTGTCGGCCCTGGTGGCGCAGAAAGCCGCGGACAAAGGGCTGGAATTGCTGTTCGAAACCGACCGGGAGGTGCCGCAAGCGCTGATCGGCGACGCCTTGCGCCTGGGGCAGGTGCTGACCAATCTGGCTAACAACGCCATCAAGTTCACCGAGAAAGGGCAGGTGGCCATCCTCATCGGCGTGGCCTCCCGCATAGGCAACAAGATCCAGCTGCGGTTCTGCGTGCACGATACCGGTATGGGCATGACGGAAGAGCAGGTGGCGCGGCTGTTCCAGGCCTTTAGCCAGGCGGATGGATCCACTACGCGGCGCTTCGGCGGCACCGGGCTGGGGCTCGCCATCGTCAAGCGCCTGGTGGAGCTGATGGGGGGCGAGGTCAGAGTGGAGTCGGCGCCAGGCTGGGGCAGCGCGTTCATCTTCCATTGCTGGCTGGGCGTGGATGAGGCTGCTGCGTCCCGCAATCGGCCGGCCTTGCCCAATGAGTTGCGCGGCCTGCGCGTGCTGGCGGTGGACGACAATTCCGCTGCGCTGGGGGTGTTGTCTGAGCAGCTGCGAATGCTGGACTTCGAAGTCGTGGAGTGCGCCAGCGGCAGCGAAGCGGTTTCGCTGGTGCGCCAGCACTGTCTGGACCATCCATTTGACATCGCGCTGGTGGACTGGATGATGCCCGAGATGGACGGTATGGAAACCATCCGGCGGATGCGCCAGATCAGCCGCAGGCTGCGCGTGATCCTGGTGACGGCATTTGGCCGCGACGAGGTGCGCGGGCAGGCCAAAAGCGCAGGCTGCGATGGTTTCCTGATCAAGCCGGTCAGCCAATCCACCTTGTATGACGCCTTACTGGAAGCGTTCGGTTTTGGCCGCAGCGGCGGCCATGCCGCGCCGCAGTTCGAGTTGCAGCCGGATCTGCGCGGCATGCATCTGCTGCTTGCCGAAGACAATCGGATCAATCAGCAGATCGCCGTTGAGCTGTTGGAGGGTACGGGCGCCACCATTACCGTGGCGGGAAGCGGCCAGGCGGTGCTGGACAAGCTGGCGGCCTATGGACCCAAAGGCTTCGACGCCGTGTTGATGGATGTGCAAATGCCCATTATGGATGGCATTGAAGCCACAAGGCGGATTCGAGCGCAAGCTGAGTTCGCCTCGCTGCCCATCATCGCGATGACGGCGGATGCGCTAGCCGATGAGCGCGAGAACTGCCTGGCGGCGGGCATGGTCGATCATGTGGCCAAGCCGATTGACCCGCATATTCTTTTTTCTACGCTGCTGCGCTGGCTGCCCGTTGCGGTGGCGGCGCGGCCGGTGGAGCTGGCCGCATCCGGCTTGCCCTTGCCGCCGGTTCCCGGCCTGGATCAAGCGGGAGGGCTGCGGCGCGTGGCAGGAAATCGGGAACTGTATTTGCACATGCTGTGGCAGTTCGTGGAGGAGGAGGCGGACGCGCCGCATAGGATTGGCCTGGCGCTGGCGGAGGACGATCCTCAAACCGCAGAGCGCATCGCCCATACCTTGAAAGGCGCTGCCGGCAGCATAGGACTGGTGGAGTTGCAAAGCGATGCCGCCAGGCTGGAGAAAGCGCTCAAGCACGAGGAAGACTGCGATCCGTGGCGCGCCCGCCTGGCCGAGAGCCTGGAAAGGGCGATGGCAAGCCTGCGGCAGGCGCTGGCAAGCGCGCAGCGCCAAACGGCAGCGGCGCCGCAGGGGCAGGATGCGCAAATATTGTTCAGTCGGCTGGCCGCCTTGTTGCAGGCAGGAGATGGCGAGGCGCTGAGTTATTTTCTAGAGCACGCGCAGGCGATCCTGTACGCCTTTCCAGAAAGTGACCGTCAGCTGTTTGAGCGCAGTCTGAATGGTTTCGACTTTGTCGCGGCGCTGGAGCAATTGCGCGCGGCAGCCAGGGCGGCCGGCATGAGCTTGTCTGAGCCCGCGCCATGA
- a CDS encoding HD domain-containing protein codes for MQNIIDFVLEIDQLKQVTRKTRVLNSERYENSAEHSWQIAMLAVSLQPYAVEPVDINRVVMMLLVHDIGEIETGDTIVYAEDGWEERKAQELACVTRIFGLLPAEQGQRFLALWNEFEAGDTAEARFAHAADRAMPVLLNLANNGQSWRENGIRHQQVLDRIGPPIRQGCPALWDYLEGRLLDAKTQGWLA; via the coding sequence ATGCAAAACATCATTGATTTCGTGCTGGAAATCGACCAGCTCAAGCAGGTCACCCGCAAGACTCGGGTGCTGAACAGCGAACGTTATGAAAACTCAGCCGAGCACAGCTGGCAGATCGCCATGCTGGCCGTCTCCTTGCAGCCATACGCGGTGGAACCGGTGGACATCAACCGGGTGGTGATGATGCTGCTGGTGCACGACATAGGCGAGATCGAAACCGGTGACACCATCGTTTACGCCGAAGACGGCTGGGAAGAGCGCAAGGCGCAGGAATTGGCCTGCGTCACCCGCATTTTCGGCCTGCTGCCGGCAGAGCAAGGCCAGCGTTTCCTGGCGCTATGGAATGAATTCGAAGCCGGAGACACGGCGGAGGCGCGCTTCGCCCATGCGGCTGACCGCGCGATGCCGGTGCTGCTGAATCTGGCCAACAATGGCCAGAGCTGGCGCGAGAACGGCATCCGCCATCAGCAGGTGCTGGACCGCATCGGTCCGCCCATCCGCCAGGGCTGTCCCGCTTTGTGGGACTACCTTGAGGGCCGCTTGCTCGATGCCAAGACGCAAGGCTGGCTGGCCTGA
- a CDS encoding alpha/beta hydrolase, producing the protein MLKAMNKVGIAGPVGMLETIYVTAQGEARGVAVICHPNPLQGGTHTNKVVQTAAKALSQLGYACYCPNLRGVGESEGQHDYGQGEVDDVIAVAEYAKSQHPGLPLALGGFSFGGFVAARTRARIEADKLLLMGVAVGKYPIPTPDVPADTLVIHGEEDEVIPLSHVMDWARPQSLPVLVLPGAGHFFHGRLVQLAQMIQRCW; encoded by the coding sequence ATGTTGAAGGCCATGAACAAGGTCGGCATCGCTGGTCCGGTGGGCATGCTCGAAACCATTTACGTGACGGCGCAGGGGGAGGCGCGCGGCGTGGCCGTGATCTGCCACCCCAATCCGCTGCAGGGCGGCACGCATACCAACAAGGTGGTGCAGACCGCGGCCAAGGCCCTGTCGCAGCTGGGCTATGCCTGCTACTGCCCGAATCTGCGCGGAGTGGGCGAAAGCGAAGGCCAGCACGATTACGGCCAGGGCGAGGTCGACGACGTCATCGCCGTGGCCGAGTACGCTAAGTCGCAGCATCCAGGCCTGCCATTGGCGCTGGGGGGATTCTCCTTCGGCGGCTTCGTCGCCGCGCGCACTCGCGCCCGCATCGAGGCCGACAAGCTGCTGCTGATGGGTGTGGCGGTGGGCAAGTACCCCATTCCGACGCCCGATGTGCCTGCCGACACGCTGGTGATTCATGGCGAGGAAGACGAGGTGATTCCCTTGTCCCATGTGATGGACTGGGCGCGGCCGCAAAGCCTGCCGGTGCTGGTGCTCCCCGGCGCGGGCCACTTCTTCCATGGCCGGCTGGTGCAGCTGGCGCAGATGATCCAGCGCTGCTGGTGA
- a CDS encoding (2Fe-2S) ferredoxin domain-containing protein, with protein sequence MSFFDKHVFICCNQRAEGESCCNNHGSSELLGYMKDKVKALGLAGDGKIRVNKAGCLGRCDAGPVMVVYPQETWYTFVDQEDIDEIVSEHMVNGRVVERLKI encoded by the coding sequence ATGAGCTTCTTCGACAAGCACGTATTCATCTGCTGCAACCAGCGCGCCGAAGGCGAGAGCTGCTGCAACAACCACGGCTCCAGCGAACTGCTGGGCTATATGAAGGACAAGGTCAAGGCGCTGGGCCTGGCCGGAGACGGCAAGATCCGCGTCAACAAGGCCGGCTGCCTGGGCCGCTGCGACGCGGGTCCGGTGATGGTGGTGTATCCGCAGGAGACCTGGTACACCTTCGTCGACCAGGAGGATATCGACGAAATCGTCAGCGAGCACATGGTCAACGGCCGCGTGGTGGAAAGGCTGAAAATCTGA